The Nicotiana tomentosiformis chromosome 9, ASM39032v3, whole genome shotgun sequence genome contains the following window.
ACTGAGGTACCTATTGTTCATTGAAGTCATTAATAGAGACATTTAATTATAGATATCATGGGGAAATAGATCATAACTTTATACTACATAGTTTTTGTTTAATAATTTACTAACCAGCGGAGTCGAAGTTTGACTCATAAGGCGAAGAATACCATCGACTTGGATGCCGATTCCTATGAGAGGGTAAAGGGGTTGAACCAATATTTTTTGTTGCATGATGTATCACAATTCTAGTTTCTGGAATTTGACTTGGAACAAACTTATCCTGCTAACTCAAATTGTGATACATGTACTTCTCTGGATACACTCTCGTCGGATATAGGTGGTATGGTTCACGGCACCTCAGATGTAGTTTTCCCCTCTATTCTTACTTCACCACAAACAGGATTAACCTCTGTAGATACATTTAACGTGTCTTCGGTTGAAATAGCATGTGGGTGTTGATCGGCATGAATGTCGGTGTTCAGCTTCCTTTGCATTGCCTAATAATATAACCAATAGAATATATTAATATAGCACATGTTTTTTAGACGTGAATTCTGTTAATGTATTCATATGTATATGAGTGTATTATGAACCATGTATGTTGATGCATACATGGTTCAATTAAAAGAATAGTAAAGGCTGTTATAGAAAATGTATTTAGAAAACCCTAAAAACAAATGTAAAACTGAATTCACATGTATATAAGTGTATTTTGTAATATGTATGTTACAGTATACATGAGTAAACTGAAGAATAATAAAAGATGTTTTAAAATCTATATTTAGATAATCATGAATACATATGTATAACTGAAGTCACGTGTATATACTTGTATTCTGTAATGTGTATGTTGTTGTATAGATGATTAAACTGAATAATAGCATAAACTAAATTACAATATATATTCTGAATATAGTTATATAAACATATACTAAAGAGGTTAAAAAATGTTAACCTCTGAATTCTCGCCAACAGCTATATCACTCTGTGTTTGGCATTTGGGATTATCTTGCAAGTTGGCATCAGATGGCATTTGAATACCATCATCATGTCTCCCGATATATTTCTTTCTCTGGTATACCCTTTATGTATTCTGATTGGCTTTAACCTGGTTAGAAAGCTTTTTGAAATTTTCATTGATCAATGTTCGAAGAGAAGTGAACTCGCACATCACCTAATCAATATACAAATAATTAGAGAGGTGTTGAAAAACTATATGAAAGTTAATACataaactgtaaagttgaatatgtTTTAACAATACTCAGATAATCCTTGAATGAATTTAGATCCTTcctcaaagaagacaaatcaTCTGATTTAGAATATGCTGGCTTCTTAACATGCAATACAGTTTCTTTGATTTCAAATATGCCAGCAGGAGGAATCTTGGATTGAGGTATTGACGACACATGTGGAATTGGACTCTCTGCATTTGAGGGATCTATAATCTGCTATTTGCATTTTTTGTGAGGTGGTGATGAAGATGGACCAACACTTGCATCATGTTTCTTCTTAGGCTGAAGAGGATGTGTAGGACTAAAGTCATCCGAATCATCTTCATTGTTGTCTGAATGAGTAGGATTGTTCTCTACATCAACGCCTTCTGGAGGAATCTGAATAACAGCAAGCTCTATATCGCTTGGTTGAATGTTATTGTAAACAATCTGAAAATAGAAAT
Protein-coding sequences here:
- the LOC104120637 gene encoding uncharacterized protein — its product is MDSQKKYYRITEMPLAMQVWFYECCSKVDPKITLRVDNRIPRILNWKSTVNQPTYAYLINGIFNDQGNMIVYNNIQPSDIELAVIQIPPEGVDVENNPTHSDNNEDDSDDFSPTHPLQPKKKHDASVGPSSSPPHKKCK